TTTAACTTTAATATTAGTGATGGACTTATTACTGATTTCAAGACTTATGGAGATATGAGTTTTGGCCAACCAGACCAAGTCGACCAAGCTATGATTGGAATGACTTATGACCAAGCTGGAATTGCTGCAGGACTAAAAGCCGGCAACTACCAAGATAACATTGGCAAGCTTGCTATCGAGGATTTAGTCTCTCTTATCTTGGATTAATTATAATAGAAAAAAGTGTGACCAAGTTGATCAACTTGGTCACACTTTTTTTAGTCAAGTAAGTTTCTGCGCTTTAAGAGTGGACGTAAACGCAGGGCTAAGATAAAGGCCAGGGCGCTTTTGAGAATTTCAGCCAGAATAAAGGGAGTGATCCCAATGGCTAAAAGCCCACCGATGGAAAGGCCCTTGCCCATATAGCTGTTTAAAATAAAGGCCATATAGACAAAGCCAATTGAATTGGTCACTAAGTAATTAATGACTAGGGCAATGAGGTATTCTCTAGGCCCTGGATTGGCTTGCTTAGCTAAATAGGTTGAAACCAGGCTAGCGGCAGCAAGGAAGCCAATAATAAAGCCAAAGGAAGGGGTTAGAACACTTTGGAAGCCGCCATGGAAACCGGCAAAGAAAGGTAATCCGATTAAGCCGCCCAGCAAGTAGAGCAGGGTGGTAAGAAAGGCTTCCTTAGGTTTTAAAAATAAGGCAATTAAGTTAACCGCAAAGGTTTGAAGGGTAAAGGGAACAATCCCGATAGGAATAGTTAACTGAGAAGCGATAACCAACAGGGCTATCATCAAAGCAATACGAGTAATTTCTTTGGTTTTCATTTTTGTTTTCTCCTTATGCAAAGATCGATTAACAGGGCCTTTGAGCCACTGCGTCTATTAACCAGAGATTTAAGCTGGGTTAATAGGCTTTTGCTTCTAGCTAGTCGCTAACGAATTGTTGACTCCCAAAATGAATATTGGGGCTGACTAGGGCATGGATGTTTCCAGCGCTATCTTCCACTAAGAGCTGGCCTTGTTCATTAATCCCTTTTATTTTTCCAGTTTTATTGACCTGGTTTTCTTGGTAACTTACTTCTTTACCCAGACCCAGTAGGTGTTTCTTATAGGTGTCTAGAAATTCACCTTGGGCAAAGTGGTGATGGTAGGCCATAAAGCATTGGATCAGGTCAGCTAAGAATTGGTTAATATTAAAGTCTTTAGGCAAGTCTTTTCCAAAAAAGGTCCCAGCAATTTCCCTAATATCAGCCACTTTAGACAAGTCACCGGCTAAATTCAGACCCAAACCGATGACAATATAAGACACACTAGGAATCTCTAAGTCAGAGACCATTTCGCAAAGGATTCCGGCGGCCTTGTGACCTTGGTAGAAGAGATCGTTAACCCACTTGACCTGGATGGGTTCAGCTAAGTAACTCCCCAAAGTGTCGATCACGGCACTGGCCGCTAAGAGGGTGTAGAGAGGCACTTCAGCTGGGCTAGAACAATTGGGCTTCAGAGCCAAACTGACATACAAGCCATCCTCTAAGGAAGAATAGAAACTTTTTCCTAGACGTCCCTTGCCGGCTGTTTGTTTTTGACTAGCACAAATAACCAAGTCATCTTGGTGTTGACTCTTATAGGCCTTGATATATTCATTGGTAGACCCAACTTCATCTAAAAGAATGAGCTTCCACTTGGCTTCCCCTTGGTCCAGGTAATAAGTCAATAGACTCTGGTTTAGCCGTTGGGGTAAGGCTTGAATCTGGTAGCCTTGCTTTCCAGATTCGATGACGAAGCCTTCCTTACGCAGGTTTTCAACCGCCTTCCATACTGCATTACGGGAGAGGTTGAGTTGGTCGGCTAGGACCTGGCCACTAAGGGGCGCTACCATAAGCTGTTCTAAAACCGCTTGACTGGTTGTCATGCAAGTATCTTCCTTTCTGAATAATCTTAACGAATAGCTATAAGCATTTTATATTTTACAAAGATCAGGATAATCTTGTCAACTTATTTTTAATAAAGGGTGACGCAAGCGATAGGCTAACCATATCATTTTAAAGACCTCTTTGATCGTGTTAAAATGGGAATATAAGATAAAAGGAGGAAAAGTTATGTCAGAAAAATTTGATCAAATTAAGGGTAAAGTTAAAGAAACCGCTGGAAAAGTATTTGATGACAAAGAAACCGAAAACGAAGGCAAGACTGAAGATCTATCTGCCCAAGCTAAAGAAGCAGTTAACGATGTGAAGGACTCCGTAAAGGGAGCAGTTGATGGAGTTAAGAATAGCTTTTCAGAAGACAAAGAATAAGAAGTACAGATAAATTTATCATTTAAAAGAGCCTGGGACAAAAGTCTCAGGCTCTTTTTCTTCCAGTTGCTATAGCTGTTCGAAGCGTTAGCGAGTTACAGATATAGTATGCGTAGCGATTCAAGTCTCTGACGGCGTCCTCTCATCCTTATAACTGAGCTTTTCCCAGTTTTCTCCAGCGATTTCGTCCTTTGGTGTGACTGTCACACTCTACTTATTGTTAATCTTTATTCATAGAGTGGATATATTTTTTACTAGCGGCTAAATCGTCTTCATCTAACAAGATCTTGACCGTATCTAGGGCTTGGAGTGTGGTATCACCATGTGGAGTGATACTTTGCCCCTTACGTTCAATATTTAAGAGCAGGGCACTAGGCGGAAAGGCTAAGGCTTTGACGGCTAGCTGGTTGAATTGGGAGAGGACACTCACTTGATAAGTCAGGCTAATTTTTTTCTTGGTGAGTTTTGTCGCTGCTTTGTCCTGCATCCGTTCATAAAGGCTTTCATAAATAGGTGCCAGGCCCAGTCTTTCGCAGATGATATAGGCAAGGGCAGCCACAATGGCCAAGGGTAGGAGGTTGTTGAGATTGCCTACCATTTCCACTACGAGAATGATAGAAGTTAAGGGGGAACGCACCACAGCCGTTAGAACCCCAACCATGCCTAAAACCATGAAATTAGTTAATAAGGCTGAATCAATAGGAAGAAAAAGTTGAATAAGCATAAAAACGCTGGCTCCACTGAGGCAACCAATGGCTAAGGTGGGAAGAAAAATCCCACCAGGAACCCCTGTGCTATAGCAAAAAGCGGTGAAAAAAATCTTGGCAAAGAGAATGACTAGGAGGAACTTCAGGGAAAAGGGCTGGGCGATAAAGTCAAAAACCAGTTCATGCCCTGACCCGGTTATCCAAGAAAAACCATAGGAAACTAAAGCAGCCAATAGGAAACCGACCATCACCCGGTGAATTATTTTTGGAAAAAACTTTTGCATGGTGGTTTGCAAGGCTAAAAGTGACTTGGAAAAGCAATAGCCGATAACAGCAGAGGCTATCCCCAAAAGGATAAGAGCAAAATAAAGTTTCAAGGGAAAGCTTTCTGGTGTTTTTAGGGCAAAGGAGGGTTGTAAACCAAATAGCGATTTAGAGATCAAGTCAGCTAAGATGGCTGAAATCAGGGCGGGAATTAAGATAAAGGAAGAAATACTCTTATGAATCTCTTCTAATACAAATAAGCTCGCCGCAATTGGAGCATTAAAGGCAGCTGCTAAACCGGCAGCGGCCCCGGCGGTAATTAAGAGGCGAGTGTCTTCGGGGCTAGTCTGGCGCTTTTTACTGTAACCCTTAGCCACAGCCGCCCCGATTTGAATTGAAGGGCCCTCGCGTCCTAAAGACATCCCGCTAATAATGGCAAAAAGACCCCCTACAAATTTTGACAATAATAAGGAAAGAACCGGCATATTAAATTGCCCCAGCAATTCCCCAGTCACCTGAGGGATGCCACTGCCTCCAGAGAGGGGGGACCGTTTTAATAAGTAGCCGGTAACCCAGGCCATGAGGATGACCGTAATAATAGTTATAGCGATAAAGCTTAAATGAATTTGGCTAAAGAGCCAAGTGTGCCACTGGGAAGCATAGCCTAATAAATAGCGGTAGAGGACTGCGAAGAATCCCGCTAAGGCTCCTACGGCAATGGCCTCGATGATTGAGAGGGCGTGTGACTTAGCCACTTCGGTCTGCAATTTATTGGCTTTAAATGGACTTGTTTTCACTTTTCAGCCTTCTTTCTAGAGAGTTAATCACCTCAGACGATATCACTTCCATTATAGCAAGGCTATCAAGACGACATGAAGAATCTCACTTAGAGGTATTCAGAACGATTGAGGAGAAGTCAGGCTAATTATAAATAAAATGAGGAAAAGCCCTGGATTGCATCGATCTATTTCGCAAAAAAGACAGGAAATGTTTCAATATTACAAAGTATATTACAGAAATATTACAGAGCTAAGGAATAATTTCTCTCAAAAAACGACTTGAAGAAAAAAGTCCCCCAGGAAAGCGGCCATAGCAATATTTAATAATTCTTTAAAAAGATATGGCCTATAAAAGATAAGCTTTTAATTTTTCACTAAGAAGGCGAAAATGAAATAATTTGTAATCGACTTGTTACCCAAAAAAATTCCCCAGCATATATAATAGATATTGTGAATAAATAGATTTTAATAAATTTTAAAAATTTCTGGGGGTAAAACAGAATTATGAAAAAGACAAAGAAAATCATGTTAGGAACATCTGTACTGACTTCGGCGGCCTTGGCAGCTGTTATCGCTCCAAATGTTGACGCGGCTGAATATACCATTAAGGTAGGGGACACTCTATCTGAATTAGCACTTCAATTTAATACCACTATTGAAGAATTACGTGACGGTAACAACATTGAAGATGTTAACCTTATCTTTGCTGGGGAAACCTTAGACGTTCCTTCTGCAGAAACTCCTCAAGTTTCTAATAAAAAAGAAGTTAAAGCTGAAAAACCAGCACCAGCTGCAAAAACCACTACTAGCCAAACTTCAGATGCTAATGGCGTTTATACTGTTGTTGCTGGAGACACTTTAAACAAGATTGCTGCTGAGTTTAACACCACTGCTCAAGCCATTCGTGACTTGAACGGTTTACGAGGGGATTTAATCTTAATTGGTCAACAATTACAAGTGAAGGTGGCTTTACAAGAAAGCCCAGCGCCAGTTGCTGAATACCAAGCAGCTCCTCAAGACCAAGTGGTTGAAGAAAAAATCGCTTATGAACTTCCTGAAGTGACTGCTAATGAAGGTCACGTAGAAGAAAGCGCAAGCCCAGTTGAAGCACCAGCAACTCCAGAAGTGGCAGAAGCTGAAGTAGCTCCTAAAGCAGAAGTTGTTGAAGCAGAAGTAGCTAGCCCAGCTCCAGCCAAAGAAGTAAAAGCAGAAGCAGCTGTAGATGCTGAAGCTGCTCAAGCCAAAGAAGCTGCTGAAAAAGCTCAAGCAGAACAAGCGCAAGCCCAAGCTGCTAAGGAAGCCGAAGCGCAAAAGGCTGCTCAAGCTCAAGCAGAACAAGCAGCCAAAGAAGCGGAAGCCCAAAAAGCTGCCCAAGCTGCTAAGGAAGCTGAAGCGCAAAAGGCCGCTCAAGCTGCTAAGGAAGCTGAAGAACAAAAGGCCGCTGAAGCTGCTAAACAAGCTGAAATTGAAAAGGCTCAATTACAAGCCCAAACTTACCAAGCAGCCAACACCCAAGTTCAAGCTCAACCAGTAAGCACAAACAATGCGACTGTCTTATCTGCTTACGATGGGAGTGTTGACCCACGTGGTTTAGCTCCAGCGGGACAATGTACTTATTATGTCATCAACCGTCTACATGCCTTAGGTAAACCAGTTCCTGGTCCTATGGGTAACGCTAACCAATGGGCATATACTGCAAGTAATCATGGTATCCCCGTATCAAATAAACCAACCGTCGGCTCTGTGGTTTCCTTCCCAGCCGGGGTTGCAGGTGCCTCTGGTTATGGCCACGTTGCCTTTGTTGAAGGGGTTAACCCAGATGGTTCCATCCGTATTTCAGAAATGAACTTCGGTGGTTCACCAAACGTGACTTACCGTACCGTTGATGCTGGTTCTGCAGCAGCGTCATCCTACATCCACTTCTAATTAAACAAGTAATAAAAAACGAGTGTTTACCCCACTCGTTTTTTATTTAGTCAATTTTTGTGGCAGACACATGATTATAAGCGAGCTTTTGGCATCACCAAGACTCGCTTTTTTGCTTAGAAGCCATGTGAGAGGTCAGAAATAAAAGGGCTGGCATTGGTTTTTCACCCTTTTCACGGTATAATGTATAATTATACAAGGAACGCCTTAAAACCATTGATACGACAAGTTTTCATAGTTTTCAAATCGCGAAAGGTAGCAAAAAAGTAGCATTTAGAACTCAATTTCATTAATTTTATTGGATAAATCGTCCTTCATTTTTGGGCTGAAGTGACCGTAAATTTGATCAATCATTGTGGTGTCCTCGTGGCCAACTTGCTTGGCGATTAATTTTGCTGGCACATAATTTTCAACCATGCGTGTGATGTAAGTATGCCTAAAAATATGTGTTGTGATTTTCTTTGGAAAGTCTATTGTTTTTAAATAATCATTGGCACTGGTTAAGGTGTATGGCGTTAAATTAGGTTTGAATATCAAAAGGTCGGTCTCGCCATGTAACTTAATCAGACCCTTTCTGCGTTCCAATATCTCGTCAAAAAGTTTAGCCAACTGGAGGTTATAAGCCGTGGTTCTAATTTTGCCGCCTTTAGGTAAATCGTAATCTCTTTTAGGATAAATATATTGGCGGTTAACAAGTATCTTCCGATCGTCAAAATCAATTTGTGGAAGTGATAGAGCAGTTGCTTCATTGAAACGCATCCCTGTATACATTTGAATTTTAAATAGATATACATATTGCATCAGGTTACGGTCTTCCAGTGCAGCAAAAACTTTTTCCGCTTCATCAGGTTCTAAGTATTTGTCTGTTAAAGCTGTTTTCTTAGGCATGTTAATCTTAGGCACTTTGAGATCTTCAACAGGGAATCGCTTATCAAAGAAACCATAATCATATCCAAAGATTAAAATGAGTTTAATCACATTCAAGCGCATTAATAATGTATTATAAGCTTGCCCTTCATTTAGATAACCCAATAAAATATTATTGATAAAAGGAGCGGTTAGCTTTTTAATCTTCGTGTCACCCAATTTCCTTACTAACACATTGACTTGTGATTCATAAATCGACTTTGTCGCTAAGGTTAATTCTGACTGTTTCATGACTTCCACCCATTTGTGCGCTAGTTTAGAAAAGCCAATGTCAGACGAACTTGTTTGTTTCTTATGAATCTTTTCACCGAGAATTTGTTTCGCTGTATTATGTGCCTGTGGACTATCTTTAGTGAGGGTGGTGGACACATATTTGGTTTTACCTGTCAAGCGATCTTTATAACGTTCGGTGTATTTAAATTTCCCATTATTTTGTTGTACAACCCACACTTTTATCACTCCTTATGTTAAAATTGGGTATAGAAAAAAAGCCCACTTACCTTTTACATTCCTTAAGTGTTGGATTTTTTTCTTAATATTTCTTTATCTCAGCTCCACTCTTGACTCGCCAAAGTTATGAGAGTGGGGCTTTTTTATTGTCAACAAAATTGCTATTTTGTGAAAGCATCTATAATATTCGGAAGTTGATTAATCACAGCAACGATAATCGTACCGATTGTTCCGACTATCACTAGCCATACACTATATTTAGTTTTGATAACCTCTTCACGGTTGTTTGCCACAGATTTCTCTAAAGAATTAAATTGATCATCAATAGAGTTAAAGTGAGAATCTAACTGTTTTTCTACGCTATTCGCTAATAATTCTTTCTGTTCCTGATATCGTTTTTCTGAGCGCTCTTCACGTTCACGCATATCATCCTTTAATTCCTTAAAAAGAATATCAAATTTATCCATACCCTCGTCCTCCTTCAAGTCTATTTTATCATTTTCAGGAAGTTTTCTGGCTTGAAATTCATCTTTATCAGGAAAATCAACAATGTTATTACTCATAGTCATCACCAGTTATAATAGGCAACTTTGTTTTATATAAGAAATTATTAGAAACGGAGCTTGCTTCTATATATTCTTCCATAGTTTCTATTTTCTCAGACGAGTAGAATACAACTACTTCTATGTAAGAACTCTTTAAATCTAAAGTAATAATTTCTTCTTTGTATTTTTTGATTAAATCATTATCCAGCAATCGGATAAGTAAACTAGTCTTTTCATTGCCATCAATCAAAGTTTTCTCTGAAATGTTATATGATAGATGATTAAGGATGATACGGTCTTTATCACCTAGAGTATATATGAGTGAAACATTTAGAAAAAAATCAATTGATTCTTCAGGGTGCTT
This genomic stretch from Aerococcus mictus harbors:
- a CDS encoding biotin transporter BioY, whose amino-acid sequence is MKTKEITRIALMIALLVIASQLTIPIGIVPFTLQTFAVNLIALFLKPKEAFLTTLLYLLGGLIGLPFFAGFHGGFQSVLTPSFGFIIGFLAAASLVSTYLAKQANPGPREYLIALVINYLVTNSIGFVYMAFILNSYMGKGLSIGGLLAIGITPFILAEILKSALAFILALRLRPLLKRRNLLD
- a CDS encoding biotin--[acetyl-CoA-carboxylase] ligase encodes the protein MTTSQAVLEQLMVAPLSGQVLADQLNLSRNAVWKAVENLRKEGFVIESGKQGYQIQALPQRLNQSLLTYYLDQGEAKWKLILLDEVGSTNEYIKAYKSQHQDDLVICASQKQTAGKGRLGKSFYSSLEDGLYVSLALKPNCSSPAEVPLYTLLAASAVIDTLGSYLAEPIQVKWVNDLFYQGHKAAGILCEMVSDLEIPSVSYIVIGLGLNLAGDLSKVADIREIAGTFFGKDLPKDFNINQFLADLIQCFMAYHHHFAQGEFLDTYKKHLLGLGKEVSYQENQVNKTGKIKGINEQGQLLVEDSAGNIHALVSPNIHFGSQQFVSD
- a CDS encoding CsbD family protein, with protein sequence MSEKFDQIKGKVKETAGKVFDDKETENEGKTEDLSAQAKEAVNDVKDSVKGAVDGVKNSFSEDKE
- a CDS encoding ClC family H(+)/Cl(-) exchange transporter → MKTSPFKANKLQTEVAKSHALSIIEAIAVGALAGFFAVLYRYLLGYASQWHTWLFSQIHLSFIAITIITVILMAWVTGYLLKRSPLSGGSGIPQVTGELLGQFNMPVLSLLLSKFVGGLFAIISGMSLGREGPSIQIGAAVAKGYSKKRQTSPEDTRLLITAGAAAGLAAAFNAPIAASLFVLEEIHKSISSFILIPALISAILADLISKSLFGLQPSFALKTPESFPLKLYFALILLGIASAVIGYCFSKSLLALQTTMQKFFPKIIHRVMVGFLLAALVSYGFSWITGSGHELVFDFIAQPFSLKFLLVILFAKIFFTAFCYSTGVPGGIFLPTLAIGCLSGASVFMLIQLFLPIDSALLTNFMVLGMVGVLTAVVRSPLTSIILVVEMVGNLNNLLPLAIVAALAYIICERLGLAPIYESLYERMQDKAATKLTKKKISLTYQVSVLSQFNQLAVKALAFPPSALLLNIERKGQSITPHGDTTLQALDTVKILLDEDDLAASKKYIHSMNKD
- a CDS encoding LysM peptidoglycan-binding domain-containing protein is translated as MKKTKKIMLGTSVLTSAALAAVIAPNVDAAEYTIKVGDTLSELALQFNTTIEELRDGNNIEDVNLIFAGETLDVPSAETPQVSNKKEVKAEKPAPAAKTTTSQTSDANGVYTVVAGDTLNKIAAEFNTTAQAIRDLNGLRGDLILIGQQLQVKVALQESPAPVAEYQAAPQDQVVEEKIAYELPEVTANEGHVEESASPVEAPATPEVAEAEVAPKAEVVEAEVASPAPAKEVKAEAAVDAEAAQAKEAAEKAQAEQAQAQAAKEAEAQKAAQAQAEQAAKEAEAQKAAQAAKEAEAQKAAQAAKEAEEQKAAEAAKQAEIEKAQLQAQTYQAANTQVQAQPVSTNNATVLSAYDGSVDPRGLAPAGQCTYYVINRLHALGKPVPGPMGNANQWAYTASNHGIPVSNKPTVGSVVSFPAGVAGASGYGHVAFVEGVNPDGSIRISEMNFGGSPNVTYRTVDAGSAAASSYIHF
- a CDS encoding tyrosine-type recombinase/integrase — its product is MWVVQQNNGKFKYTERYKDRLTGKTKYVSTTLTKDSPQAHNTAKQILGEKIHKKQTSSSDIGFSKLAHKWVEVMKQSELTLATKSIYESQVNVLVRKLGDTKIKKLTAPFINNILLGYLNEGQAYNTLLMRLNVIKLILIFGYDYGFFDKRFPVEDLKVPKINMPKKTALTDKYLEPDEAEKVFAALEDRNLMQYVYLFKIQMYTGMRFNEATALSLPQIDFDDRKILVNRQYIYPKRDYDLPKGGKIRTTAYNLQLAKLFDEILERRKGLIKLHGETDLLIFKPNLTPYTLTSANDYLKTIDFPKKITTHIFRHTYITRMVENYVPAKLIAKQVGHEDTTMIDQIYGHFSPKMKDDLSNKINEIEF